From the genome of Thermodesulfobacteriota bacterium:
CAGACGAAGAAGATCAAGCCCATACCGATCCTTATTTTCGGGAGGGAGTTTTGGGATCGAATCGTAAGATTCGATGTGATGGTCGAGGAAGGGGTCATCTCACCGGAAGACCTTGATCTCTTCCAATATGTTGAAACAGCAGAGGAAGCGTGCGAAATTATATTGAGAAATTATAAAGAGGGAAGATGAGAAATGAAATGGCTGCCTGAACATAAAACAAAGATTGTATGCGCCATGAATACGATACGGTTCGAAATGGCCATCGTCGATAGCAACGTGAGGCCGGCTCCTGCTAAGCTGCGCCTGGACCCTTATGCAAAGTGCGTTGAGGGGGAGGTGAGATGGGATGAGGTGGTGTATCCGTACCACTTTGGAAAACCCGATTCAATGAATGAAAAGGACATGCGTCCCCTTTAATTAATGGTCTTCTGAATTGACTGTATGAGCTGGGCGCAGTTCTTCCTTAAGTTTGTGATATTCAATCCCTCTGTTACAGGTCCTATTCCCACAACGGCAAAAGTAAAACACATGGAGGACAACATGGGGGCTGGAATTGGACGGCTGCCTGATTCCGAGACAAGAAAACGTATGGCTAAGTATTTCGATTCACTCTAAATTGAACAAAGAGGGAACCGACACTTATTATCGATAGCAGAAATTTCTTATCGCATACCCGGGATCTAATCAGTAAGAAAATTGCTTGATAAGAATCTATAAACAAAGAAATTAGTGTCTTTCTCCCGTCTCTATGTCACACTTTTATGGGTGAAATGAATCCATATGGTTTTACGGTTAAAAGCGAGCAATCTACTTGATTAAGAACCGACTCCGCTGTATTTCCTATGATAAATCCGGGTAGACCCGTGCGGCACACTGTGCCCATTACGATAAGATCTATCCGTTCCTTCCCGGCGATGTCCGGAATCAGTATCCCTGGATCGCCTTTCCGAAGGTGGACCTTGTGCTTTAATTTAGCAAAGGGGAACCTAGCTAGAAGGTTATCTAAACACCTTTTGTGAAAATTCCTTGTATCTTGGAGCAATTTGTTGATCTCAGCCTCAGTCGTTCTGGCGCGGTGACCCCGCAAAGCGCTTTCGCCCCAAAGCCTCCACGCATGGACTATATGGAGTTCACTTTTCTCTGATTGAGAAATCGAGACTGCCAATTCCATAATTACGTTATTCAGCTCATTTTTGACCCTCTCAAAGGGATCGGGATCGACCGCTGCAAGAATCCGGGAATATCTTTTAGATTTGGAAGGCTTAACCATCCAGACCGGACAGGGACACTTACGCATTAGATTTATATCAATGCTTCCGAAAAGTGCAAATCTTCGTCCGCCCCTGCCCTCCGGGGTTTTCATCACCAAGTCATTATTATGTCTAAGTACCTCTTTTATTATCTCAATGTGAGGTTTTCCGACAAGAATCCTGATCTTAGCCTTAATACGTTTCTTGGTCTCAATCGGTTTGATGAGCCTTTGTATTTCCAGGAGCCTCTCCTTAACAGCCGCCTTCTCAAGTTCTCGAACCGAAACAATTTTAAGAAAGTCCTTCATTTTCTTAGGCAGCTCCTCCAGAACATCAACTACCGTTAACTTAGCCTTATTGTTCTTGGCGAGTGCGAACGCTCTGTTGACCGCTTCGCCTTCGTTATCTTTGCCATGTACTACTAATAGTATGTTTTTAAATTTTGTCACGCAGTTTCCCCCGAAGGATGTAAGTTTTAAAAATGGTAAGTATTGTATTGGCAACTTAAGGATAATTCAATACTTTTGTTTAACAATTATCTATTAAAGGGAACTTAACACTTCATTCAATCGGGAGCGCATACGAGGGTCAATCGCGAGAAGCTGGGATCCTTAGTAGTGTTGTTCTGTATGATGCATCGTGCATCCAGAATCCTGCACCCTGAATCCTATCACCATTTGTCAAATGTAGACCTGATCACTTCTTCATTTTCTGTTTAAGGACATGATAAAAACAAATTACAGTGTGGTGAGTTGCGTTAGTCAATACAATAGCG
Proteins encoded in this window:
- a CDS encoding universal stress protein yields the protein MTKFKNILLVVHGKDNEGEAVNRAFALAKNNKAKLTVVDVLEELPKKMKDFLKIVSVRELEKAAVKERLLEIQRLIKPIETKKRIKAKIRILVGKPHIEIIKEVLRHNNDLVMKTPEGRGGRRFALFGSIDINLMRKCPCPVWMVKPSKSKRYSRILAAVDPDPFERVKNELNNVIMELAVSISQSEKSELHIVHAWRLWGESALRGHRARTTEAEINKLLQDTRNFHKRCLDNLLARFPFAKLKHKVHLRKGDPGILIPDIAGKERIDLIVMGTVCRTGLPGFIIGNTAESVLNQVDCSLLTVKPYGFISPIKV